One window of the Chryseobacterium camelliae genome contains the following:
- the rimO gene encoding 30S ribosomal protein S12 methylthiotransferase RimO, translating into MRTKSVGKKKINVVTLGCSKNVYDSEVLMSQLKANGKEVVHEDRGDIVVINTCGFIDNAKEESINTILDYVDAKNRGEVEKVFVTGCLSERYKPDLIKEIPDVDQYFGTRDLPILLKHLGADYKHELVGERLTTTPKHYAYLKISEGCDRPCSFCAIPLMRGGHISTPIEKLVTEAQKLAKSGTKELILIAQDLTYYGLDLYKKRALGDLLKELVKIDGIEWIRLHYAFPSGFPEDVLDIIREEPKICNYIDIPLQHINSDLLKSMKRGTTHEKTDALLAKFREKVPDMAIRTTLIVGYPGETEERFQELKDWVREQKFDRLGCFTYSHEENTTAHVLEDNIPQEVKEARVEEIMELQSQISWEKNQEKIGHVYTCVFDRKEGNYFIGRTEYDSPDVDNTVLVSAENTYISIGEFAQVKITSAEEFDLYGELV; encoded by the coding sequence ATGCGCACAAAATCTGTAGGTAAAAAGAAAATCAATGTGGTAACGCTGGGCTGCTCCAAGAATGTTTATGATTCCGAAGTGCTGATGAGCCAGCTGAAAGCCAATGGGAAAGAAGTGGTTCATGAAGACAGGGGAGACATTGTAGTGATCAATACCTGCGGATTTATCGATAATGCCAAAGAAGAATCCATCAACACCATCCTGGATTACGTAGATGCAAAAAACAGAGGCGAGGTAGAGAAGGTTTTTGTAACCGGATGCCTTTCCGAAAGATATAAACCGGATCTGATCAAGGAGATTCCGGATGTGGACCAGTACTTTGGTACCCGCGATCTGCCGATTCTCCTTAAGCATCTGGGAGCAGATTACAAGCATGAGCTGGTTGGTGAAAGACTAACGACAACTCCTAAGCATTATGCCTACCTGAAAATTTCCGAAGGCTGCGACAGGCCATGCTCTTTCTGTGCCATTCCGTTAATGAGAGGCGGACATATTTCTACTCCGATTGAAAAGCTCGTTACCGAAGCACAGAAATTAGCCAAATCCGGTACCAAGGAACTTATTCTTATTGCTCAGGACCTTACGTATTACGGACTTGATCTGTATAAGAAAAGAGCCTTGGGTGATCTTCTCAAAGAATTGGTGAAGATTGACGGTATCGAATGGATCAGGCTGCATTACGCATTCCCGAGCGGGTTTCCTGAAGATGTCCTGGATATCATCCGGGAAGAGCCTAAAATATGCAACTATATAGACATTCCGCTTCAGCACATCAACTCCGACCTGTTGAAATCAATGAAGAGAGGGACGACACATGAAAAAACCGATGCGCTTCTGGCTAAGTTCAGAGAAAAAGTTCCGGATATGGCCATCCGTACCACTTTGATTGTAGGGTATCCGGGAGAAACAGAAGAGAGATTCCAGGAACTTAAAGACTGGGTGAGAGAGCAAAAATTCGACAGGCTGGGATGCTTTACTTACTCCCATGAAGAAAATACCACTGCTCATGTTCTGGAAGATAATATTCCACAGGAAGTAAAAGAAGCAAGGGTGGAAGAAATTATGGAATTGCAGTCGCAGATTTCCTGGGAGAAGAATCAGGAAAAGATCGGTCACGTATACACATGTGTTTTCGATAGAAAGGAAGGCAATTATTTTATCGGCAGAACGGAATATGATTCCCCTGACGTAGACAATACAGTGCTGGTATCGGCTGAAAACACATATATTTCCATTGGTGAGTTTGCTCAGGTGAAAATTACTTCAGCAGAGGAATTTGACCTTTACGGAGAGCTTGTTTAG
- a CDS encoding septal ring lytic transglycosylase RlpA family protein, which yields MMKRFILVIILMISTFSVYSFSKYANETKKTSYASYYNDKFNGRKTASGEIFDNSKLTAANRSLPFGTHIKVTNLNNGKEVIVKINDRGPYSSSRSLDMSKAAFKEIGDTGRGTIPVEYEIVD from the coding sequence ATGATGAAAAGATTCATTCTCGTAATCATACTGATGATTTCAACCTTTAGTGTATATTCTTTCAGTAAATATGCTAATGAAACAAAAAAGACAAGCTACGCATCTTACTATAACGACAAATTCAACGGTAGAAAAACAGCCAGCGGGGAAATTTTTGATAATTCAAAACTTACCGCAGCCAACAGGTCACTTCCTTTCGGTACCCATATCAAAGTAACCAATCTGAATAACGGAAAAGAGGTTATTGTCAAGATTAACGATCGCGGACCTTATTCTTCTTCCAGGTCACTGGATATGTCAAAGGCAGCCTTTAAAGAAATCGGGGATACAGGAAGAGGAACCATTCCTGTTGAATATGAAATCGTAGATTAA
- a CDS encoding EpsG family protein, whose translation MADFFLDKKKVLGILFLVIAILIPSILAGCRDLSIGTDTSFYVRDYFRDAKYARNFFAYKEKIPAEIGYATFNYLVTKIFHSISWLLFFIQGFIMLFITLSILNLKKKNLLPWAFLVYFLLYFSNSLNMTRQTMAIAVCLYSFSNLLTGRFAKALVFAGIAIAFHLTAFIFLTVFPIYFYTSKFIKNFWLFQLLISVACIIIVLMLDTIIVTFIGAGVLAEGFDTYTSGGIYGSNIPASDLFLCFVFFLVFVIFKQFSSLDEDRKNFFQTIFLVSIILCFAAIQSTFAVRGMYYFSFMSIVIIPLLIGNITDRKIEYLLWICVFSLFMLYWGLTIPYANLGETYPYKSKILNL comes from the coding sequence TTGGCAGACTTTTTTTTAGATAAAAAGAAAGTATTAGGTATCCTTTTTCTGGTGATTGCAATCCTTATTCCATCTATATTGGCAGGCTGCAGGGACTTAAGTATTGGTACAGACACCAGCTTTTATGTAAGGGACTATTTCAGGGATGCGAAATATGCGAGAAACTTTTTTGCTTATAAGGAAAAGATTCCGGCTGAGATCGGTTACGCTACCTTTAATTATTTAGTAACAAAAATCTTTCACAGCATATCCTGGCTGCTGTTTTTCATTCAGGGATTTATAATGTTGTTCATAACACTTTCTATCCTTAACCTGAAGAAGAAGAACCTGCTGCCATGGGCATTCCTCGTCTATTTTCTATTGTATTTTTCCAACTCACTGAATATGACCAGACAGACTATGGCTATTGCTGTATGTTTATATTCATTTTCCAATTTATTGACGGGCAGGTTTGCTAAAGCATTGGTATTTGCAGGAATTGCCATTGCCTTTCACCTGACAGCCTTTATTTTTTTAACGGTATTTCCTATTTATTTTTATACATCGAAATTTATTAAAAACTTCTGGCTTTTTCAGCTGCTGATCAGTGTGGCATGTATCATTATCGTGCTTATGCTGGATACCATTATTGTAACTTTTATTGGTGCCGGTGTACTTGCAGAAGGATTTGATACCTATACTTCGGGTGGGATTTATGGATCGAATATTCCTGCTTCCGATCTGTTTTTATGTTTTGTGTTTTTTCTGGTGTTTGTTATTTTTAAACAATTTTCTTCATTGGATGAAGACCGGAAAAACTTTTTTCAGACCATCTTTCTGGTCTCCATTATTTTATGTTTTGCCGCGATACAGTCTACATTTGCCGTAAGGGGAATGTACTATTTTTCATTTATGTCTATTGTTATCATTCCTCTTCTCATTGGAAATATCACTGACAGAAAAATTGAATATTTACTCTGGATCTGTGTTTTTTCATTATTTATGCTGTACTGGGGACTTACTATTCCCTACGCCAATCTTGGAGAAACTTATCCTTACAAATCTAAAATTCTGAATTTATGA
- the rfbC gene encoding dTDP-4-dehydrorhamnose 3,5-epimerase: MEIRLTTLEDCYIIESTVYEDERGYFYEKFNQKKFEDLTGMNGHFVQDNVSKSVYGVLRGLHLQKGDHAQAKLVSCLEGKVLDVAVDVRENSPTFGKWFSIELTEENKLQLYIPRGFAHGFCVLSDTAVFSYKCDNFYNKASEGGIIWNDNDLNIDWQLPLEDIILSEKDTVLPSLSSRNF, encoded by the coding sequence ATGGAAATAAGATTAACAACGCTTGAAGATTGCTATATTATAGAATCCACTGTCTATGAGGATGAAAGGGGCTACTTCTATGAAAAATTCAACCAAAAAAAATTCGAGGACTTAACAGGAATGAATGGCCATTTTGTTCAGGATAATGTTTCTAAATCAGTTTATGGCGTTTTAAGAGGCCTTCATCTTCAGAAAGGAGATCATGCACAGGCTAAATTGGTTTCCTGTCTGGAAGGTAAAGTTCTTGATGTTGCGGTTGACGTACGTGAAAACTCACCAACTTTCGGTAAATGGTTTTCTATTGAATTAACGGAAGAAAATAAACTACAGTTATATATTCCAAGAGGCTTTGCTCATGGATTTTGCGTACTGAGTGATACGGCTGTATTTTCATATAAGTGCGATAACTTTTATAATAAAGCATCAGAGGGAGGTATCATCTGGAATGATAATGATCTGAATATCGACTGGCAGCTTCCGCTGGAAGATATTATACTTTCGGAAAAGGATACTGTTTTGCCTTCATTATCTTCAAGAAATTTTTAA
- a CDS encoding glycosyltransferase family 4 protein, protein MKVAFLSVFAFDANISLINALKDQCDVYFFTEALHQIYNYIDKDQLQKRITEGNDVEQIQRFGDLIDLRKTFVIKGTKNSDLFRKMYNSYKIDAELKKIKPDVIIIDNITLTYVWSAIRLRKKALLIVHDPFQHSGEEFIIEKYLRKLFFRLISHKIILNNSQKDKFIKECGQNVKYIHSSFLSVYTYLTYYHKNIQSETSSPEFNILFFGRISPYKGIRFLLETFISMLSSEKIQNMTLTIAGSGDFDFDINEYKSHPDIKIINTFVSPEDLSLLIAQSSVVVCPYTDATQSGVVMSAFAFKKPVIATNVGGLPEMVEHGKTGIIIEKNNKKDLQDALLSLYTHPEKLDSMRANIEQEYFCGNKSWKHSAELFLEAIQSIRQEN, encoded by the coding sequence ATGAAAGTTGCCTTTCTTTCTGTTTTTGCTTTTGATGCCAATATTTCATTAATAAATGCACTTAAAGATCAGTGTGATGTGTACTTCTTCACAGAAGCCCTGCATCAGATCTATAACTATATTGACAAAGATCAACTTCAAAAACGTATTACAGAAGGAAATGATGTAGAACAAATACAACGTTTCGGAGACCTCATAGATCTTCGTAAAACCTTTGTTATCAAGGGAACTAAAAACTCTGATCTGTTTAGGAAAATGTACAATTCATACAAAATAGATGCTGAGCTGAAAAAAATAAAACCTGATGTTATTATTATAGATAATATTACCCTTACGTATGTATGGTCTGCTATCCGTCTCAGAAAAAAGGCATTGCTTATTGTTCATGATCCTTTTCAGCATTCCGGTGAAGAATTTATTATTGAGAAATACCTCAGAAAATTATTTTTCAGGCTTATCAGTCATAAAATCATATTAAACAATTCCCAGAAGGACAAGTTCATCAAAGAGTGCGGGCAGAACGTAAAATACATACACAGTTCTTTTCTAAGTGTTTACACCTATTTGACGTATTACCACAAAAATATACAGTCTGAAACCTCTTCCCCGGAATTCAATATTTTGTTTTTCGGGAGAATATCACCTTATAAAGGCATCAGATTTTTACTGGAAACATTTATAAGCATGCTTTCATCTGAGAAAATACAGAATATGACACTCACCATTGCAGGAAGCGGTGATTTTGATTTTGATATCAACGAATATAAAAGCCATCCCGATATTAAAATTATCAATACATTTGTTTCCCCGGAAGATCTTTCGCTTCTTATAGCACAATCCTCAGTTGTAGTTTGCCCTTATACAGATGCTACTCAGAGTGGAGTGGTTATGTCTGCATTTGCGTTTAAAAAACCGGTTATTGCTACTAATGTTGGAGGGCTACCCGAAATGGTTGAGCATGGTAAAACAGGGATCATTATCGAGAAGAACAATAAAAAAGATCTTCAGGACGCTCTCTTGTCACTCTATACTCATCCTGAAAAACTGGATTCAATGAGGGCAAATATTGAGCAGGAGTATTTCTGTGGAAATAAAAGCTGGAAACATTCAGCTGAGCTTTTTTTGGAAGCAATACAAAGTATCCGTCAAGAGAATTAG
- a CDS encoding GH39 family glycosyl hydrolase, with the protein MNIEIKNLNDFFKEKSLKIIEFFILALVLFYFLIPQFVYSQQTISVDFSKKVQKKESIAGFLHFNDLTPLDKNIRTLKPRYWRVGNALHDKTKRTQQIKLLHSYHITPILVLTDFFAGTEDNWGKPFLKQQKFRDLVKNLYLENGNQVIYDLWNEPDTDSWGGSQEQFFQTFKIAHDVIRSLPGGKNAVITGPGTSRFNEDFIMNFLKYCNSNNVRVDILNWHEGGILKDVLNVQTNIRTAEKWIKEFPKVGIKKIFIPEILWHTEQFNPAAVFAYLYVIEKNGASGACKTCWDTPAEFGGNTCWNNSMDGILDPQGNTRSVWWAYKLYADSLDKRLTSSSTESIMNIPYLDSDNNFSMIITNISHVDLAKLDIDLKNMNSGIINHNGSQTLKLYEITNTNEKPLKSPKLLFEIPFSLSSNNKIIHLENIAYNKMYYLLVSKRK; encoded by the coding sequence ATGAATATTGAAATTAAAAACCTAAATGACTTTTTTAAAGAAAAAAGTCTGAAAATTATAGAATTCTTTATTCTTGCTCTGGTATTATTTTATTTTCTAATACCACAGTTCGTGTACAGCCAGCAGACCATAAGTGTTGATTTTTCTAAAAAAGTGCAAAAGAAAGAATCCATTGCCGGCTTTCTCCATTTTAACGACCTTACTCCGTTAGATAAAAATATCAGGACCCTGAAGCCAAGATACTGGAGGGTTGGGAATGCTCTTCATGACAAAACAAAAAGAACACAGCAAATAAAACTTCTTCACTCTTATCATATTACCCCTATCCTGGTTCTGACAGATTTTTTTGCCGGGACAGAAGATAATTGGGGCAAACCTTTCCTCAAACAGCAGAAATTCAGGGACCTTGTTAAAAATCTATATCTGGAAAATGGAAATCAGGTTATCTATGATTTATGGAACGAGCCTGACACAGATTCTTGGGGTGGTAGTCAGGAACAGTTTTTTCAAACATTTAAAATAGCACATGATGTTATCCGTTCATTGCCTGGCGGAAAAAACGCAGTGATTACCGGACCGGGTACTTCCAGGTTTAATGAAGATTTTATAATGAATTTTCTGAAATACTGTAATAGTAATAACGTAAGAGTAGATATCCTGAACTGGCATGAAGGAGGAATACTAAAGGATGTACTGAATGTGCAGACCAACATCAGAACTGCAGAGAAATGGATCAAAGAGTTTCCAAAAGTAGGAATTAAAAAAATATTTATTCCTGAAATCTTATGGCATACCGAACAGTTTAATCCTGCTGCCGTATTCGCCTATCTTTATGTAATTGAAAAGAATGGTGCATCAGGGGCATGCAAAACATGCTGGGATACTCCTGCAGAATTTGGCGGTAATACCTGCTGGAATAATTCTATGGATGGAATTCTGGACCCTCAGGGCAATACAAGATCTGTTTGGTGGGCATACAAGCTTTATGCGGATAGCTTAGATAAGCGGCTTACATCTTCATCAACTGAAAGCATAATGAATATCCCGTATCTTGATTCTGACAATAATTTCTCAATGATTATTACCAATATATCTCATGTGGATTTAGCTAAACTGGACATTGATCTCAAAAATATGAACTCAGGAATCATAAACCACAATGGCAGTCAGACATTAAAACTCTATGAGATTACCAATACCAATGAAAAGCCGCTTAAAAGCCCTAAACTCCTTTTTGAAATACCCTTTTCTCTAAGCTCGAATAATAAGATAATACATTTAGAAAATATAGCATACAATAAAATGTATTATCTGCTGGTTTCTAAACGGAAATAA
- a CDS encoding glycosyltransferase family 2 protein — translation MNPLISIVVPVYKVEKYLSDCIGSILLQEYDHLEILLVNDGSPDRCGAICNQFAEEDQRIKVIHKENGGLSDARNAGLRAMAGEYVTFVDSDDTIEENYVSTLVNLAERHQTQIAVTLFRHIKEGEEKTQVEKSEKLEKLLSTNEALETMFYQDLFDNNATGKLYHHSLFKNIEFPKGLLYEDLLTTYKLILLSQNGVAFSGSQNYNYLLREDSIEGSPFSKKKFDSLIYILKDLEEFKSEIPILHKCIECRILSLLFHLFFETEEGSIYEVEIFSLIKKYRVGVLTDRYARKKARIASVISFLGRRPLRIFYKFGKSRN, via the coding sequence ATGAATCCCCTGATCTCCATTGTTGTTCCCGTGTACAAAGTGGAAAAATACCTATCGGACTGTATCGGCAGTATATTGCTTCAGGAATATGATCATTTGGAAATCTTATTGGTTAATGACGGATCACCGGACCGTTGTGGTGCTATATGCAATCAGTTTGCAGAGGAAGATCAGCGTATCAAAGTTATCCATAAGGAAAACGGCGGGCTATCTGATGCAAGGAATGCCGGATTGCGGGCAATGGCGGGAGAGTATGTAACATTTGTTGATAGTGATGATACTATTGAAGAGAATTACGTATCAACACTGGTTAATTTAGCAGAGCGGCATCAAACTCAAATTGCAGTTACCTTATTCCGACATATCAAAGAAGGAGAAGAAAAAACGCAGGTTGAGAAAAGTGAAAAATTAGAAAAACTATTGTCAACAAATGAAGCATTGGAAACAATGTTTTACCAGGATCTTTTTGACAACAATGCCACAGGAAAACTGTATCATCACTCACTGTTCAAAAATATTGAATTTCCAAAAGGGCTTCTGTACGAAGATCTCCTGACAACATACAAATTAATACTTTTATCTCAGAATGGCGTTGCATTTTCCGGTTCGCAGAATTATAACTATCTGCTGAGAGAAGATAGTATAGAGGGATCCCCATTCAGCAAGAAAAAATTTGATAGTCTGATTTATATCTTAAAGGACCTCGAAGAATTTAAATCGGAGATTCCAATTCTACATAAATGTATTGAATGCAGGATATTAAGCTTATTATTCCATTTATTTTTTGAAACAGAAGAAGGCAGTATTTACGAAGTTGAGATTTTCAGCCTGATCAAAAAATACAGGGTCGGAGTCTTAACGGACAGGTATGCAAGGAAAAAAGCAAGAATCGCATCTGTTATTTCATTTCTGGGACGCAGACCTCTGAGAATTTTTTATAAGTTTGGAAAGTCAAGAAATTAA
- a CDS encoding flippase, which produces MKSITSLGIVQIANYIFPFVTIPIVSRILGPDKIGLVNYAASFALYFVLLVSYSFELTGVRRAVNIGNNRTLINELFSKIFFSQLFLLLVSFVIFIPCLFLVPFLKQDYLVSFISFTFCIQSLFSQNWLFQAKQELKFIAGYNFAARSLIMVGVLLFIRKEQDYIIYACIFNLVPVAVSVISFIIAYKKFQLKLSVPAFSDVFKLIKEDRVIFLSNMIISLYSTTSTVILGFYHSNDVVGYYTSAQKVVDIARNVVMRPLVQGLFPFIGAAFTKGLETGVDAVKRILPVFFILTVTVVLGLAVMGPYVIRVFFGEKFNDSIILLEVLSIGLFAIFFNMFFGSIVMLNLNMDKFFFSISLFAAIFSLVLNFLLVPRYGALATSVIWTATEFIIISIQITIIRKRKINIFSRELFSVKHLLKSLKNLKSLES; this is translated from the coding sequence AGAGTATAACTTCATTAGGCATTGTCCAGATTGCGAACTACATTTTTCCTTTTGTTACCATTCCTATCGTTTCCAGAATCTTAGGACCTGATAAAATTGGATTGGTAAACTATGCCGCATCATTTGCCCTGTATTTTGTATTGCTGGTTTCTTATTCTTTCGAACTGACAGGTGTACGCCGGGCTGTGAATATTGGAAATAACAGAACATTAATTAATGAGCTGTTCTCAAAAATTTTCTTCTCTCAGCTGTTTTTATTGCTGGTTTCTTTCGTTATTTTTATTCCGTGCCTGTTTTTAGTGCCATTTTTAAAGCAGGATTATCTGGTTTCTTTTATCAGCTTTACTTTCTGCATACAGTCTTTGTTCTCTCAGAACTGGCTGTTTCAGGCAAAGCAGGAACTGAAGTTTATTGCAGGTTATAATTTTGCTGCAAGATCATTAATCATGGTAGGAGTGCTTCTGTTTATACGAAAAGAGCAGGATTATATCATTTATGCCTGCATCTTCAATCTTGTACCTGTAGCTGTTTCGGTCATTTCATTTATTATAGCGTATAAAAAGTTCCAGCTGAAACTCTCTGTGCCTGCTTTCAGCGACGTTTTCAAACTGATAAAGGAGGATAGGGTAATCTTTTTATCCAATATGATTATATCCCTTTATTCTACCACAAGCACTGTAATTTTAGGTTTTTATCATTCTAATGACGTAGTGGGGTATTATACCTCGGCTCAAAAAGTTGTTGATATAGCCAGAAATGTTGTCATGAGGCCTTTGGTTCAGGGGTTGTTTCCATTTATAGGCGCTGCTTTTACCAAAGGTCTGGAAACAGGTGTTGATGCTGTAAAACGCATACTTCCGGTATTTTTTATCCTTACCGTAACAGTTGTATTGGGATTAGCTGTTATGGGACCTTATGTAATCAGGGTGTTTTTCGGTGAAAAATTCAATGACAGTATTATTTTACTTGAAGTGTTGAGTATAGGTTTATTTGCTATCTTTTTTAATATGTTTTTTGGTTCAATAGTCATGCTGAACTTAAACATGGATAAATTCTTCTTTTCAATTTCACTTTTTGCCGCCATATTCAGTCTAGTTCTGAACTTTTTGTTGGTTCCCAGATATGGAGCACTGGCGACATCTGTCATCTGGACTGCCACTGAATTTATTATCATATCCATTCAGATCACCATCATCAGGAAAAGGAAGATCAATATTTTTTCAAGAGAACTGTTCTCTGTCAAGCATTTACTGAAAAGCTTGAAAAATTTAAAATCCTTAGAATCATAA
- a CDS encoding exopolysaccharide biosynthesis polyprenyl glycosylphosphotransferase has protein sequence MLVYIFKHLPKVFLIGDYLTINLFLIIGQVFFFDDYSHNYKAQFVLVNISWFFITSLTKPYKRLNIKESSLHFNALAKSLFILVAFSVIYLWMVSPLRIDYKNVLLYFFSVAFAMVSIRLILFLYRKKNRVKLARGLYSFNTVLIGENELAKSLLSNNDLRRSMGIRGTYACRNTTTKNKYLGEIDQLFNDIESSKINNIIFCDDSIGLDLYLKILDTAEQKMIRVYMVPDFKYVNLAPAHFDVINEMPFLKLIREPLSNPKKQILKRTFDICFSLFIMVFLLSWLIPVIALIVKLESNESVFFLQKRSGFKNKSFFCIKFRSMTANKNADIRTAVKNDPRVTKFGAFMRKTSIDELPQFINVFLGDMSVVGPRPHMISQTDMYSKITKKYMTRHIVKPGITGWAQVMGSRGEIFSHRDMEKRIEKDIWYIQNWSFFLDLKIIFLTLYNIVKGDDQAY, from the coding sequence ATGCTAGTCTACATTTTTAAACATTTACCCAAAGTTTTCTTAATTGGAGATTACCTGACTATAAATCTATTTCTGATTATAGGGCAAGTGTTTTTTTTTGATGATTATTCCCATAATTATAAGGCTCAATTCGTTTTAGTAAATATTTCCTGGTTCTTTATTACCAGCTTAACAAAGCCTTACAAGCGATTAAATATAAAAGAATCATCTCTTCATTTTAATGCACTGGCAAAATCACTGTTTATCCTGGTTGCTTTTTCAGTTATTTACTTATGGATGGTTTCTCCGCTTAGAATAGATTATAAAAATGTTTTACTTTATTTTTTCTCCGTTGCTTTTGCAATGGTTAGCATTCGGTTGATACTGTTTTTGTACCGTAAGAAAAACAGGGTGAAGCTTGCAAGAGGGCTGTATTCTTTCAATACGGTGCTTATAGGCGAAAATGAATTGGCCAAATCACTCCTATCCAATAATGATCTGAGAAGATCTATGGGAATTAGAGGTACCTATGCCTGCAGAAATACCACAACTAAAAATAAATATCTGGGTGAAATTGACCAGTTATTTAATGACATCGAAAGCAGTAAAATAAACAATATCATATTTTGTGATGACTCTATCGGGCTGGATTTATACCTGAAAATATTAGATACTGCCGAGCAGAAAATGATCAGGGTGTATATGGTCCCGGATTTTAAATATGTTAATCTTGCTCCTGCTCATTTTGATGTCATTAATGAGATGCCATTCCTTAAATTAATTAGGGAACCCCTCTCTAATCCCAAAAAACAAATTCTGAAAAGAACATTTGATATTTGCTTTTCACTCTTCATCATGGTTTTTCTGTTATCCTGGCTTATTCCTGTTATAGCATTGATCGTGAAGCTGGAAAGTAATGAATCTGTTTTTTTCTTACAAAAACGGTCAGGCTTTAAAAACAAATCATTTTTCTGTATCAAATTCAGGAGTATGACCGCAAATAAAAACGCCGATATCAGAACCGCCGTAAAAAATGACCCGAGAGTAACCAAATTTGGAGCATTCATGCGGAAAACAAGTATTGACGAATTACCGCAGTTTATCAATGTCTTTTTAGGTGATATGTCTGTAGTAGGACCCAGGCCTCATATGATATCGCAGACAGACATGTACTCCAAGATTACCAAAAAGTATATGACCAGGCACATTGTTAAGCCCGGAATTACCGGCTGGGCACAGGTAATGGGATCCAGAGGAGAGATATTCTCTCATAGGGATATGGAAAAAAGGATCGAAAAAGATATCTGGTATATTCAGAACTGGTCCTTCTTTTTAGACCTCAAAATTATATTCCTGACCTTATACAATATTGTAAAAGGAGACGATCAAGCTTACTGA
- a CDS encoding glycosyltransferase: MEESDKNTVKIVQFVEAFGGGVYTYVKDLSNFLATHQHIMPCEIHLIYSPNRIELDKDLFHKEIHPGIHLHEIHMQRDISFSKDWKVIVKTRKILKKIKPDVIHLHSAKAGVIGRLACLGLVSEKNIYYSPHGFSFVQQNISRVKVMLFRAIEYGMQVLFGGTIIASGDTEFELAKNIGKTLLIRNGVDFELPDKLYVQATNANFTIGTVGRLTPQKNPKVFNQIALQFPEINFIWIGDGELIDDITAENITVTGWVRTREELLQKIGALDVYIQVSLWEGLPIAILEAMAMRKPLLVSNVIGNKDTVENDFNGFVYNTVSEAVEKVSCFFNEKKRIEMGNNSYKKAFGQYNKTTNFLRLIEVYKGYNKHKKTS; the protein is encoded by the coding sequence ATGGAAGAATCAGATAAAAATACAGTTAAAATTGTTCAGTTTGTAGAAGCTTTTGGAGGAGGAGTTTATACGTATGTAAAAGATCTGAGCAATTTTCTGGCTACCCATCAGCATATCATGCCTTGTGAAATTCATTTGATATACAGTCCCAATCGTATTGAACTGGATAAAGATCTTTTTCACAAAGAAATTCATCCGGGAATTCACCTTCATGAAATCCATATGCAACGGGATATCAGTTTCAGCAAAGACTGGAAGGTCATTGTAAAAACAAGAAAAATACTAAAAAAAATTAAGCCCGATGTGATTCATCTCCATTCAGCCAAAGCTGGTGTAATTGGCCGCTTAGCTTGTTTAGGATTGGTTTCAGAGAAAAACATATATTATTCTCCTCATGGTTTTTCATTCGTACAGCAAAATATTTCCCGAGTAAAGGTGATGCTCTTCAGAGCCATAGAATACGGTATGCAAGTGTTGTTTGGCGGAACCATTATTGCATCAGGTGATACCGAATTTGAGCTGGCGAAAAATATAGGCAAAACCCTGCTGATCAGAAATGGAGTGGATTTCGAATTGCCTGATAAGTTGTATGTCCAAGCAACAAATGCAAACTTTACCATAGGAACGGTAGGAAGGCTGACGCCTCAGAAAAACCCGAAAGTATTTAACCAGATTGCCCTGCAATTTCCGGAAATTAATTTTATCTGGATTGGAGATGGAGAACTGATTGATGATATTACAGCAGAAAATATTACCGTAACAGGCTGGGTGAGGACACGAGAGGAATTGCTGCAAAAGATAGGTGCACTGGATGTCTATATACAAGTATCTCTTTGGGAGGGTTTGCCTATTGCTATTCTTGAGGCCATGGCCATGCGTAAGCCTCTTCTGGTGAGCAATGTGATCGGTAATAAAGATACGGTAGAAAACGATTTCAACGGATTCGTTTATAACACAGTGTCAGAAGCAGTAGAAAAAGTATCCTGTTTTTTTAATGAAAAAAAACGCATTGAAATGGGAAATAACTCCTACAAAAAAGCATTTGGGCAATATAATAAAACGACTAATTTTCTTAGGCTCATAGAAGTATATAAAGGATATAATAAACATAAAAAAACATCTTAA